One Streptomyces drozdowiczii DNA segment encodes these proteins:
- a CDS encoding NUDIX hydrolase — MTTASAPDDIPGVEMKDEAYGALRASAALWAGTSVLITDRRGRVLLQRVPYRPTCLLPGGAVDKGESPARGAARELEEELGVAATVTRGLAVDWVSPVGRAAPPALRFPGELLHVFDGGVWGDDRIAAVRPAPGEIEGIEFAEPAALPSLMSPGDARRVLSALRARINGAGPVLLEDGLPIAPTVLDRVGVLRTARARHHLPFHAGPVPAGLTVRQSWVWAFAPDGRVLLLLEPDTGAPCLPGGTTEPEDGGDPLATAVRECREEAAAELGKTRYLGYLSDASGPCARVRYAAVLASLGEAAADPATGQTYVRILATPEQALEFFDWGPSEAAEQLAAAHRGRAALGIPEAVHPQPVTEVVRPTTW, encoded by the coding sequence ATGACCACCGCATCCGCACCCGACGACATTCCCGGCGTGGAGATGAAAGACGAGGCGTACGGGGCCCTGCGCGCCTCGGCCGCGCTGTGGGCCGGGACCAGTGTGCTGATCACCGACCGGCGCGGTCGGGTCCTGCTCCAGCGCGTCCCCTACCGGCCGACCTGCCTGCTGCCCGGCGGAGCCGTCGACAAGGGCGAGTCACCGGCCCGGGGCGCCGCCCGCGAGCTGGAGGAGGAGCTGGGCGTCGCGGCGACCGTCACCCGCGGGCTGGCCGTCGACTGGGTCTCCCCCGTCGGCCGGGCGGCGCCCCCGGCGCTGCGGTTCCCGGGCGAGCTGCTGCACGTCTTCGACGGGGGCGTCTGGGGCGACGACCGGATCGCGGCCGTCCGGCCCGCCCCGGGCGAGATCGAGGGCATCGAGTTCGCGGAACCGGCCGCCCTTCCCTCGCTGATGTCTCCCGGCGACGCCCGCCGCGTCCTCTCCGCGCTCCGCGCCCGCATCAACGGCGCCGGTCCCGTGCTCCTGGAGGACGGCCTCCCGATCGCCCCCACGGTCCTCGACCGGGTCGGCGTCCTGCGTACCGCCCGGGCCCGTCATCACCTGCCGTTCCACGCCGGGCCCGTGCCCGCCGGGCTCACGGTCCGGCAGTCCTGGGTCTGGGCCTTCGCCCCGGACGGGCGGGTCCTCCTGCTCCTCGAACCGGACACCGGCGCGCCCTGCCTGCCCGGCGGCACGACGGAACCGGAGGACGGCGGCGACCCCCTGGCGACCGCCGTCCGGGAATGCCGCGAGGAGGCCGCCGCCGAACTCGGCAAGACCCGCTACCTCGGGTATCTGTCCGACGCCTCCGGCCCGTGCGCGAGGGTCCGTTACGCCGCCGTGCTGGCGAGCCTGGGCGAGGCCGCCGCCGATCCGGCCACCGGTCAGACGTACGTACGCATCCTGGCGACCCCGGAGCAGGCCCTCGAGTTCTTCGACTGGGGGCCGTCCGAGGCGGCCGAGCAGCTTGCGGCCGCCCACCGGGGCCGCGCCGCGCTCGGCATTCCCGAGGCCGTGCACCCCCAGCCCGTCACCGAAGTCGTACGCCCCACCACCTGGTAA
- a CDS encoding AAA family ATPase: MFDEVSEVVVEPGMRQQLRDFLGAEAAVPRGDSQAAGSAAAATGVEDLAPPDEGAGQGRGYLRVSEHRVGAFRSTFIGRLYVLGTTEDVQAFRNLFDSDLSMFGLLTTLLDAGYLTVDVRLHKIGAVMLGLDDLSSGEQQLLTILGLLRLQRAQESLFLPDEPDSHFHPEWSRRWYSSVRAVLGAHQDSQFITATHEPLLVSNMTRQQIRIIATDQEGQATAVTPEATPRGQGVGGLLTTDLFGLPGQPDEPT; this comes from the coding sequence GTGTTCGATGAGGTGAGCGAGGTGGTCGTCGAACCAGGCATGCGGCAGCAGTTGAGGGACTTCCTCGGGGCTGAAGCAGCAGTCCCTCGAGGGGACTCGCAGGCGGCCGGGTCCGCGGCTGCTGCCACCGGCGTGGAAGATCTGGCGCCGCCTGACGAGGGAGCGGGCCAGGGGCGCGGATATCTCCGCGTCTCGGAGCATCGCGTAGGCGCGTTTCGGAGCACGTTCATAGGCCGTCTGTACGTGCTGGGCACCACCGAGGACGTCCAGGCCTTCCGTAACCTCTTCGACAGTGATCTGTCGATGTTCGGGCTGCTCACCACCCTGCTCGACGCCGGATACCTGACCGTCGACGTCCGCCTGCACAAGATCGGCGCCGTGATGCTCGGCCTGGACGACCTGAGTTCCGGAGAGCAGCAACTCCTGACCATTTTGGGCCTTCTGCGGCTCCAGCGCGCACAGGAGTCGCTCTTCCTCCCGGACGAGCCCGACTCACACTTCCACCCCGAATGGAGCCGGCGCTGGTACAGCTCTGTGCGCGCCGTACTCGGGGCACATCAGGACTCGCAGTTCATCACGGCCACCCACGAACCCCTGCTGGTATCCAACATGACCCGCCAGCAGATCCGGATCATCGCCACCGATCAGGAAGGCCAGGCCACAGCAGTAACTCCCGAGGCCACCCCGCGGGGACAGGGCGTCGGCGGTCTGCTGACCACCGATCTGTTCGGGCTGCCCGGCCAACCCGACGAACCCACCTAG
- a CDS encoding sacsin N-terminal ATP-binding-like domain-containing protein: MEAEGCLADLKRGRRAARELKEVTEQMLSPEYEGRVLVELLQNAHDAHRARHGDGRVEIVLDEDEGEHGVLYVANGGRPLGYKNFEALCSIGLSSKRPDEGIGHKGVGFKSVLQLTSAPEMYSVTSSASKAFDGFCFRFAQDDDFGWLADHVVPGHPEAADQLRANLSSLKVPVPVDDVPAAVAPFRRRGMVTVVRLPLRSAEARLEAVRQLRELTDDGAPFELFLDRLGKVTVTHRAGGRGRPSVYTRKVDTLFISRDLKIQQITLRRRTRLIMVTAAVDSERAREAIAAGLGSGPLKDGWQALGNSAVVSVAVPAGDPLERGRLYTFLPMGTKQICPVRGFVNAPFHTDVSRRTVMESTQWNDLLLDTAAEACARTTALVDEGRVMLPAGTLIDLMCWEHDQVRRLELAFKAQDREFDAVPFMPVLHPAGTRTAYRCGYLWRGPDQARVLTPQAVAAAGVKHVIDPQLHPRRAERLAALGTARGLGLNPPVRVLADWAESVASALAQGEFDAGMWADYYHDLSVCFARTGEELKGRKVVLTVDGKRAPAGDPGLFFRPDGPSAALPALPPGLAKRIFFVHTEIAWAGRKTSRRSRGRTWLEEQGLVRDYSPKALLEVLGDAMRKVREDDEALREHLLFACALWASSVDRHGKRPVIKGLLVPGRKTWVPVTEAMFGDGWTGGHGGIDRALVRFFDRTEAVSRDLVAAADRLVRPAHDICAGTRTDAQTLRRFLEHQGVRHGLLPTYVATSQAVKGQHLNRPSSFPGLWALNLDPDERTQWQSTAQRWPKRRDDLYLTVEYRPTRKRVAVLPGQREYAAFDEESRRLYAELIVHGLDIWDAEALEFRFAGGSDQKGTLWPTPLAAFLFRVPWIPQTGDDEDTPAFTTASQAWWWASGEAPPAFLTVASAALRRRQSDRVLKRLELLGVRRWDDPETAADRLRHLPALLRRVPQLRQGRLGHLLRRAYEQAWADLLPPDGFGGGWRSGVLPELLVSRAGTLGVLAADSEPEPVYVADIRGTQQRRLLDEAPLLLLPVDDRALGQRIHAHLEAQGRFVIRPTSEAELDVWVDQLPIADAPRVPLFALAGPWLEALMVALVEFDEERSSRATVPVARRVRQRLQSCGVVMARTAVTHIAGHALDASGDDRSLLHDDPDEPRLVVVCAGQRSGWHVLEVAATALSTLIGAPYLSTAVQLAFIALNRLDRTVADVTEADIASVLAIPQQRLEAVLADRASIRSGSARLVPLLACVDLALAEELQRGQETLHDRGELHDWLVARLDADRTDQLLGLVEEADWQRMLSALGVPLAEANQAWQTLGLLTVDNAETHQRQFQAWLQLNRARMADRVRDAYVATHKAGAPLTEYVRLRSLPGLEPDPRWGLEHWDLPADLLDVHAEEWTVTHLPPTPARQHRPRTVAEIHEDCVDTIHARLPRLRVRIEAWLNRQGREIPSLPSATEVASAMDAEGLLDFEPIGTRTLIAWLQTRSHWPADMPATDRAADLGLREPAPLPPSPPVGSASLPAAPSGPSLLLNGRALPISPDHLRDLARQVAADLTPDQLAASPQPGTPSAPALPRQRTTSAVAGRGGGYQAVPGTPRGTGPSDSPERWPWPPGWSGSTASPAKNPGSPGYASMSSPTARATTASATTS; encoded by the coding sequence ATGGAGGCCGAGGGGTGTCTCGCCGACCTGAAGCGCGGGCGTCGTGCCGCTCGCGAACTCAAAGAAGTCACCGAACAGATGCTCTCGCCTGAGTACGAGGGGCGCGTGCTGGTCGAACTCCTTCAGAACGCCCACGACGCGCACCGCGCCCGGCACGGCGATGGCCGCGTAGAGATTGTCCTAGACGAGGACGAGGGCGAACACGGCGTCCTCTACGTGGCGAATGGCGGAAGGCCTCTCGGGTACAAGAACTTCGAGGCGTTGTGCAGCATCGGCCTGTCGAGCAAGCGACCCGACGAAGGTATCGGCCACAAGGGGGTCGGCTTCAAGAGCGTGCTTCAGCTCACCTCCGCCCCAGAGATGTACAGCGTCACGAGTTCCGCGTCCAAGGCTTTCGACGGGTTCTGCTTCCGCTTCGCTCAGGACGACGACTTCGGCTGGTTGGCGGACCATGTCGTGCCCGGCCACCCGGAGGCTGCCGACCAACTGCGCGCGAACCTGTCATCGTTGAAGGTTCCAGTGCCGGTGGACGACGTCCCGGCTGCGGTGGCTCCCTTCCGCCGACGGGGAATGGTGACAGTGGTCCGGCTCCCGCTGCGGTCCGCCGAGGCCAGGCTGGAAGCGGTACGCCAGCTGCGGGAACTGACCGATGACGGGGCGCCGTTCGAACTCTTCCTGGACCGCCTCGGGAAAGTGACCGTCACGCACCGGGCGGGCGGCCGGGGGCGCCCCAGCGTCTACACACGCAAGGTGGACACCCTCTTCATCTCTCGTGATCTGAAGATCCAGCAGATCACACTGCGCCGTCGCACCCGCCTGATCATGGTGACGGCCGCAGTGGACAGCGAGCGCGCACGCGAAGCCATCGCCGCCGGTCTGGGATCCGGACCGCTGAAGGACGGCTGGCAGGCACTGGGAAACTCGGCTGTGGTCAGCGTGGCGGTACCCGCGGGCGACCCTCTGGAGCGCGGCAGGCTCTACACGTTCCTGCCCATGGGGACAAAACAGATCTGCCCGGTGCGCGGGTTCGTCAACGCGCCATTCCACACGGACGTGAGCCGACGCACCGTGATGGAGTCCACGCAATGGAATGACCTGCTGCTCGACACCGCGGCCGAGGCCTGCGCACGGACGACCGCATTGGTCGACGAAGGACGCGTCATGCTGCCCGCAGGCACCCTCATCGACCTGATGTGCTGGGAACACGACCAGGTTCGGCGCCTGGAGCTGGCCTTCAAAGCACAGGACCGTGAGTTCGACGCCGTTCCGTTCATGCCGGTACTGCACCCTGCGGGCACCCGCACCGCGTACCGCTGCGGCTACTTGTGGCGCGGCCCCGACCAGGCTCGCGTGTTGACACCGCAGGCCGTGGCTGCCGCTGGGGTCAAGCACGTCATTGACCCACAACTCCATCCCCGGCGCGCCGAGCGGCTGGCGGCGCTGGGTACGGCCCGTGGACTGGGTCTCAACCCGCCTGTCAGAGTGCTCGCCGACTGGGCGGAGAGCGTAGCCTCGGCCCTCGCCCAGGGGGAGTTCGACGCCGGAATGTGGGCGGACTACTACCACGACCTCTCGGTCTGCTTCGCTCGCACTGGCGAGGAACTGAAGGGGAGGAAAGTCGTCCTCACGGTCGACGGGAAGCGGGCGCCGGCCGGCGATCCCGGGTTGTTCTTCCGCCCGGATGGCCCGTCGGCCGCGCTGCCCGCCCTGCCACCTGGACTCGCGAAGAGAATCTTTTTCGTCCACACGGAGATCGCTTGGGCGGGACGGAAGACCAGCCGGCGCTCCCGCGGTCGTACCTGGCTGGAGGAACAGGGGCTGGTACGGGACTACAGCCCGAAAGCCCTGCTGGAAGTGCTGGGCGACGCCATGCGCAAGGTCCGTGAGGACGACGAGGCTCTGCGCGAGCACCTCTTGTTCGCCTGCGCCCTGTGGGCGTCCTCAGTGGACCGGCACGGCAAGCGGCCTGTGATCAAGGGGCTGTTGGTGCCGGGCCGCAAGACCTGGGTGCCCGTTACGGAGGCCATGTTTGGAGATGGTTGGACAGGCGGGCACGGCGGGATCGACCGGGCACTGGTCCGCTTTTTCGACCGTACCGAAGCTGTCTCCCGTGACCTTGTCGCCGCCGCCGATCGGCTTGTCCGCCCCGCCCACGACATCTGCGCCGGCACCCGCACCGACGCGCAGACTCTGCGGCGCTTCCTCGAACACCAGGGTGTCCGGCACGGCCTGCTACCGACCTACGTGGCAACGTCCCAGGCGGTGAAGGGGCAGCATCTCAACCGTCCGTCCAGCTTTCCCGGACTGTGGGCCCTGAACCTGGACCCGGATGAGCGGACCCAATGGCAGTCGACGGCCCAGCGCTGGCCCAAGCGCCGCGACGATCTCTACCTGACCGTCGAGTACCGCCCGACCCGCAAGAGGGTGGCCGTTCTTCCCGGCCAGCGGGAATACGCCGCGTTCGACGAGGAGAGTCGTCGGCTCTACGCCGAACTGATTGTCCACGGCCTGGACATCTGGGACGCCGAGGCACTCGAGTTCCGCTTCGCGGGCGGCTCGGATCAGAAGGGCACACTGTGGCCCACCCCGCTGGCGGCCTTCCTGTTCCGAGTCCCGTGGATTCCCCAGACGGGTGACGACGAAGACACTCCCGCTTTCACCACGGCCAGCCAGGCGTGGTGGTGGGCCTCGGGGGAGGCGCCACCCGCCTTCCTCACCGTCGCCTCCGCCGCGCTGCGCAGACGGCAGTCGGACCGCGTGCTCAAACGCCTGGAGCTGCTCGGCGTACGCCGCTGGGACGATCCCGAGACCGCCGCGGACCGGCTCCGCCACCTGCCCGCCCTACTCCGCCGTGTGCCCCAGCTACGGCAGGGACGCCTTGGGCATCTGCTGCGGCGGGCCTACGAACAGGCCTGGGCGGACCTCCTTCCTCCGGACGGGTTCGGCGGCGGGTGGCGGTCCGGGGTCCTCCCTGAACTCCTTGTGAGCAGGGCCGGGACACTGGGAGTGCTGGCAGCTGATTCTGAGCCGGAGCCGGTCTACGTGGCCGACATCCGCGGCACCCAGCAGCGGAGGCTGCTCGACGAGGCACCCCTGCTGCTCCTGCCGGTCGACGACAGAGCTCTGGGCCAGCGCATTCACGCGCACTTGGAGGCACAGGGCCGTTTCGTGATCCGGCCGACGAGCGAGGCGGAACTCGACGTGTGGGTCGACCAGCTGCCGATCGCCGACGCACCCCGAGTACCGCTGTTTGCCCTGGCCGGGCCCTGGCTGGAGGCCCTCATGGTCGCGCTGGTCGAGTTCGACGAGGAGCGGTCCTCCCGCGCCACGGTCCCCGTGGCGCGCCGCGTCAGGCAACGGCTTCAATCCTGTGGCGTCGTCATGGCGCGGACCGCGGTCACCCATATCGCCGGGCACGCCCTCGACGCCTCCGGCGATGACCGCTCCCTCCTCCACGACGATCCGGACGAACCCCGGCTCGTCGTGGTGTGCGCAGGGCAGCGCTCCGGCTGGCATGTGCTGGAGGTAGCCGCGACCGCCCTGAGTACCCTGATCGGCGCCCCCTATCTGAGCACGGCGGTACAGCTGGCGTTCATCGCACTGAACCGGCTGGACCGGACCGTCGCGGACGTCACCGAGGCGGACATTGCCTCCGTGCTCGCCATCCCGCAACAGCGCCTGGAGGCGGTGCTCGCCGACCGTGCCTCGATCCGCTCCGGCAGCGCCCGACTCGTCCCCCTTCTCGCCTGCGTTGACCTCGCCCTCGCCGAGGAACTACAACGCGGACAGGAGACCTTGCACGATCGCGGCGAACTCCACGACTGGCTGGTCGCCCGGCTCGATGCCGACCGCACCGACCAGTTGCTGGGACTCGTGGAGGAGGCCGACTGGCAGCGGATGCTGTCCGCACTGGGAGTGCCCCTGGCCGAGGCTAACCAGGCTTGGCAGACACTGGGTCTGCTGACCGTCGACAACGCGGAGACCCACCAACGCCAGTTCCAGGCCTGGTTGCAGCTGAACCGGGCCCGAATGGCCGACCGCGTTCGTGACGCCTACGTGGCCACGCACAAGGCGGGCGCCCCCCTCACGGAGTACGTTCGGCTGCGCTCGCTCCCCGGACTGGAGCCGGACCCCCGGTGGGGACTCGAACACTGGGACCTTCCTGCTGACCTCCTCGACGTCCACGCCGAGGAATGGACGGTCACGCACCTGCCCCCGACACCGGCCCGGCAGCACCGCCCGCGCACGGTGGCCGAGATCCACGAGGACTGCGTCGACACCATCCACGCGCGCCTTCCCCGCCTGCGTGTCCGCATCGAAGCCTGGCTGAACCGCCAGGGCCGTGAGATCCCCTCCCTGCCGTCGGCCACCGAGGTCGCGTCGGCGATGGACGCCGAGGGCCTGCTCGACTTCGAGCCGATCGGTACCCGCACGCTCATCGCCTGGCTCCAGACCCGCAGTCACTGGCCCGCGGACATGCCCGCCACGGACCGGGCGGCCGACCTCGGTCTGCGCGAACCCGCGCCCCTACCGCCGAGCCCGCCCGTCGGTAGTGCCTCGCTCCCTGCCGCGCCGTCGGGCCCGTCACTTCTCCTGAACGGCCGTGCCCTTCCGATCAGCCCCGACCACCTGCGCGACCTTGCCCGACAGGTCGCCGCCGACCTCACCCCCGACCAACTCGCTGCCTCCCCACAGCCCGGGACACCGTCGGCGCCCGCCCTCCCGAGACAACGAACCACCTCCGCGGTCGCCGGTCGTGGCGGGGGATACCAGGCCGTCCCCGGGACCCCCAGAGGGACAGGGCCGTCGGACTCGCCGGAGAGGTGGCCGTGGCCGCCTGGCTGGAGCGGCAGTACGGCGTCCCCCGCGAAGAATCCTGGAAGTCCGGGCTACGCCAGCATGTCCTCGCCGACGGCTCGGGCGACGACAGCCTCGGCTACGACTTCCTGA
- the fxlM gene encoding methyltransferase, FxLD system, translating into MTYTTRDQWEAHFAEGRGFRQLGERERELLAEHTGGGRALDVGCGTGELAAYLASLGHTVDAVDFADTAVARARDEHADVEGVRWLCLDIERDDPAPLHADGYDLVVLRLVYPFLRDRGRVLRSLGGRLRDGGALVVITPVARTTPEERRGIALDEDEIALLGAGWKSVRRLDADGMAFLILRGPSPVGTRAVEKSRPTTHALTGALAVVTDDAGRVLLGRSHRGVLELPGGKTQGPEGFAEAAARELLEETGLVADPADAYVVTMLVDDSHGIPRLTAVVRVTAWSGTPANPERDKFVRWEFADLHALSRIGEVFLPAARALDAVWPGVVPGLPPVASYPLAADRPAVPGEPAEAVRLRRAMADLVTAGGWAPSEPVREALRNVPRHRFAPEADLATAYDGGDRAVVTRRDETGVAISSVSAAWLQADMIESLRLRPGARVYEAGSGGYNAELIAHVAGPGGRVVTVDIDPWVVRRTRAFIAEAGSGRVTAVEADAALGAPAHLVPRGGFDGSMITYSCWDIAPAWREQLAEGGLLVLPLEMGGYSRAVAFERRGEVLHARRFTYCGFVRDQGRQARSTPVVPLLGGALTLRFDEGAAAGAEGVEEALRGPRHEVATGITMGAGTGVYFGSLQLYAATTLPGFCRLRADEDTEVVAVAEGRDAPAVLGDASLAYLVHLPARHGGRSEDREWVVHAFGPEGARLAELVAATVRAWDRHIRTADDDRHADLVLTVHPAGTPDHLLPAGDVLDKASSRLVFRWPGRNGHLPGPARVTGLAS; encoded by the coding sequence TTGACGTACACCACACGCGATCAGTGGGAAGCGCACTTCGCTGAGGGCCGGGGTTTCCGGCAGCTGGGCGAGCGCGAGCGGGAACTGCTCGCCGAACACACCGGCGGCGGGCGGGCGCTCGATGTGGGCTGTGGCACCGGCGAGTTGGCGGCGTATCTCGCGTCGCTCGGCCACACCGTGGACGCCGTCGACTTCGCCGACACCGCTGTCGCCCGTGCGCGGGACGAGCACGCCGATGTCGAGGGCGTGCGGTGGCTGTGCCTGGACATCGAGCGCGACGACCCGGCCCCGCTGCACGCGGACGGCTACGACCTGGTCGTGTTGCGCCTGGTGTACCCCTTCCTCAGGGACAGGGGCCGCGTCCTGCGTTCTCTCGGCGGGCGGCTCCGGGACGGCGGCGCTCTCGTCGTCATCACCCCGGTGGCGCGGACCACGCCCGAGGAGCGGCGCGGCATCGCCCTGGACGAGGACGAGATCGCGCTCCTCGGCGCCGGCTGGAAGTCGGTGCGGCGGCTGGACGCGGACGGGATGGCCTTCCTGATCCTGCGCGGCCCCTCCCCTGTCGGCACCCGGGCCGTCGAGAAGAGCCGTCCCACGACCCACGCCCTGACCGGCGCGCTCGCCGTCGTCACCGACGACGCCGGCAGGGTCCTGCTCGGCCGGTCGCACCGCGGCGTGCTCGAGCTTCCCGGTGGCAAGACCCAGGGCCCGGAAGGCTTCGCCGAGGCCGCGGCCCGCGAACTCCTCGAAGAAACCGGCCTGGTGGCCGATCCGGCGGACGCGTACGTGGTCACGATGCTGGTGGACGACAGCCACGGCATTCCCCGGCTCACGGCGGTCGTCCGCGTCACCGCCTGGTCCGGGACACCGGCCAACCCGGAGCGGGACAAGTTCGTCCGGTGGGAGTTCGCCGACCTGCACGCGCTGTCCCGTATCGGGGAAGTGTTCCTGCCGGCCGCCCGGGCGTTGGACGCCGTGTGGCCCGGGGTCGTTCCGGGCCTGCCGCCCGTGGCCTCCTACCCGCTCGCCGCCGATCGTCCGGCCGTGCCGGGTGAGCCGGCCGAGGCCGTCCGGCTGCGCCGTGCGATGGCCGATCTGGTGACCGCCGGCGGTTGGGCCCCGTCCGAACCGGTGCGCGAGGCGCTGCGGAACGTGCCGCGCCATCGGTTCGCCCCGGAAGCGGATCTGGCGACCGCGTACGACGGCGGTGACCGGGCCGTCGTCACCCGGCGCGACGAGACCGGGGTAGCGATCAGCTCGGTGTCCGCGGCCTGGCTCCAGGCCGACATGATCGAGAGCCTGCGTCTTCGGCCGGGTGCGCGCGTGTACGAGGCGGGGTCCGGTGGCTACAACGCCGAGCTGATCGCGCATGTCGCAGGCCCCGGGGGGCGGGTGGTGACCGTCGACATCGACCCCTGGGTCGTACGCCGCACCCGCGCCTTCATCGCGGAGGCCGGCAGCGGACGGGTCACCGCGGTCGAGGCCGACGCCGCGCTCGGCGCCCCGGCCCACCTCGTCCCGCGCGGCGGCTTCGACGGCAGCATGATCACGTACAGCTGCTGGGACATCGCGCCCGCCTGGCGCGAGCAACTGGCCGAAGGCGGGCTCCTCGTCCTGCCGTTGGAGATGGGCGGCTACAGCCGGGCGGTCGCGTTCGAGCGGCGCGGCGAGGTGCTGCACGCCCGCCGTTTCACGTACTGCGGCTTCGTCCGCGACCAGGGCCGGCAGGCCCGCTCCACCCCGGTCGTGCCGCTGCTCGGCGGCGCGCTGACGCTGCGCTTCGACGAGGGCGCGGCGGCCGGCGCGGAGGGGGTGGAGGAGGCGCTGCGCGGGCCGCGTCACGAGGTAGCCACCGGCATCACGATGGGGGCCGGGACCGGCGTCTACTTCGGCTCCCTCCAGCTGTACGCGGCCACCACCCTGCCGGGCTTCTGCCGCCTGCGCGCCGACGAGGACACGGAGGTCGTCGCCGTGGCGGAGGGCCGTGACGCGCCGGCCGTCCTCGGTGATGCCTCGCTGGCCTATCTGGTCCACCTGCCGGCCCGGCACGGTGGGCGTTCCGAGGACAGGGAGTGGGTGGTCCACGCCTTCGGCCCGGAGGGCGCGCGGCTGGCCGAGCTGGTCGCGGCGACGGTACGGGCGTGGGACCGCCACATCCGCACCGCCGACGACGACCGGCACGCCGATCTCGTCCTGACCGTCCACCCGGCGGGCACCCCGGACCATCTGCTGCCGGCCGGGGACGTCCTGGACAAGGCGTCCTCCCGGCTGGTGTTCCGGTGGCCGGGCCGGAACGGACACCTGCCGGGCCCGGCCCGTGTGACCGGGCTCGCTAGTTGA
- a CDS encoding HNH endonuclease: MTATGGSPTRDNYRIACKHCNSGGARFNGAREGRAKGSRFPLLAGPRAWRQHDDLSLEQPMLLDPARIGDPDLLGFDTAGYARRSHTPYSKDEAHRGVCRADETIRILALNATQIKDQRLLLMDEIAVLAQIPGDLPSVQALIAGRTATTAQWSAAAAAALALHRACALTRNEPDQSSAEHPGTPVIDPGRSTVDVRDLLKDLDPADLTAGIPLIGRHSNKPQPGVLQADGRISVWKRPWGTPNSAARAATGSDDIDGWDFWRLTIAGVEQSLAEFRADTPRPTHPPERVAPLDARLTGLGAGTNRPDQGRRALQCWRRWRRAGPSR, translated from the coding sequence ATGACGGCTACTGGTGGCTCGCCTACACGAGACAACTACCGCATCGCATGCAAGCACTGCAACAGCGGCGGAGCCCGGTTCAACGGTGCACGAGAAGGCCGTGCCAAGGGCAGCCGGTTCCCACTGCTGGCCGGGCCGCGCGCCTGGCGCCAGCACGACGACCTGAGCCTGGAACAGCCGATGCTCCTGGACCCGGCCCGAATCGGCGATCCCGACCTGCTCGGGTTCGACACCGCCGGCTACGCCCGGCGCAGCCACACCCCCTACTCCAAGGACGAGGCACACCGCGGGGTCTGCCGCGCCGACGAGACCATACGGATCCTGGCGCTTAACGCCACCCAGATCAAAGACCAACGCCTCCTCCTGATGGACGAGATCGCGGTACTCGCCCAGATACCGGGCGACCTGCCCAGCGTCCAGGCCCTGATTGCCGGGAGAACGGCGACAACAGCGCAGTGGAGCGCAGCCGCCGCCGCTGCCCTGGCTCTGCACCGTGCATGTGCTCTGACGAGGAATGAGCCCGACCAGTCCTCGGCAGAGCATCCCGGCACCCCGGTCATCGACCCGGGACGTTCGACCGTCGACGTGCGGGACCTGCTCAAGGACCTGGACCCGGCCGACCTGACCGCTGGCATCCCACTGATCGGCCGTCACAGCAACAAGCCGCAACCGGGTGTTCTGCAAGCGGACGGCCGCATCAGCGTCTGGAAGCGTCCTTGGGGTACCCCGAACTCCGCGGCCCGGGCCGCCACTGGCAGCGATGACATCGACGGCTGGGACTTCTGGCGGCTGACCATTGCCGGTGTCGAGCAGTCGCTCGCCGAGTTCCGCGCCGACACACCCCGCCCGACCCACCCGCCTGAGCGGGTAGCCCCGCTTGATGCTCGCCTGACAGGCCTGGGGGCCGGGACGAACAGGCCAGACCAAGGACGGAGAGCCCTTCAGTGCTGGCGGCGGTGGCGGCGCGCTGGCCCATCGCGGTGA